A genomic stretch from Hydrogenimonas urashimensis includes:
- the hypE gene encoding hydrogenase expression/formation protein HypE — MKKTITLAQGNGGAENHALIKEVFWRHFGNEILDRGEDAAILETLQRPAFTTDSFTVTPLFFPGGDIGKLSVCGTCNDLAMMGGKPRYLSLSVVIEEGLEMRSLEKIVRSVKKELALNGAIIVSGDTKVVPKGSVDGLFITTSGIGERQCEGIGINEIRQGDAIVVSRDIGRHGAAIFAAREGMELQSALKSDCASLWPHVASLLDAGIMPHALRDATRGGLAAVLNEWADANNLCIEIEEEEIPVSDEVRGICELLGFEPAFLANEGTFVMALDPADVPLVLEILEAFPGGEMAMRIGEVKGDYPGKVVLNSPWGTRRFLDWPTGELLPRIC, encoded by the coding sequence ATGAAAAAGACCATTACTCTGGCCCAGGGCAACGGCGGAGCGGAGAATCATGCATTGATCAAAGAGGTTTTCTGGCGTCATTTTGGCAACGAAATTCTAGACCGCGGTGAAGATGCGGCGATCTTGGAAACATTGCAGCGCCCCGCCTTCACCACCGACAGTTTCACCGTCACGCCCCTCTTTTTCCCGGGGGGTGACATCGGCAAACTGAGCGTCTGCGGCACCTGCAACGACCTGGCGATGATGGGGGGGAAGCCGCGCTATCTCTCTCTTTCGGTGGTGATCGAAGAGGGCTTGGAGATGCGAAGTCTCGAGAAGATCGTCCGTTCCGTCAAAAAGGAGTTGGCCCTCAACGGGGCGATTATCGTCAGCGGCGATACGAAAGTGGTGCCCAAGGGAAGTGTGGACGGCCTTTTCATCACCACCAGCGGCATCGGGGAACGGCAGTGCGAGGGGATCGGTATAAACGAAATCCGCCAGGGAGACGCCATCGTCGTCAGCCGCGATATCGGGCGTCATGGCGCGGCGATCTTCGCCGCCAGGGAGGGGATGGAGCTTCAAAGTGCACTGAAAAGTGACTGCGCCTCTCTATGGCCCCACGTGGCGTCGCTGCTGGATGCGGGCATCATGCCCCACGCCCTGCGGGATGCCACCAGGGGCGGGCTGGCTGCGGTGCTCAACGAATGGGCGGATGCCAATAACCTTTGCATCGAAATCGAGGAAGAGGAGATCCCCGTGAGCGACGAAGTGCGGGGCATTTGCGAACTGCTGGGGTTCGAACCCGCCTTTTTGGCCAACGAGGGCACCTTCGTCATGGCGCTTGACCCTGCCGACGTACCTTTGGTCTTGGAAATTCTCGAAGCTTTCCCGGGCGGTGAAATGGCGATGCGAATCGGAGAGGTAAAGGGCGACTATCCAGGCAAGGTGGTGCTCAACAGCCCCTGGGGAACCCGACGCTTTCTTGACTGGCCC
- the hypD gene encoding hydrogenase formation protein HypD yields MRLELKNLYDDFRDPDTIKALAKLIYNEAKGLQKPVNIMEVCGGHTHTIMKYGLKQLLPESIRFIHGPGCPVCIMPKERIDHATILARQPDVILVTLGDMIKVPGSRGSLQQARSEGADVRFVYSPLDALKIAKENPDKTVIFFAIGFETTTPMTAALIDRAEKLGVKNLLYHINHVTVPEVMRELIDSRDEHIDSYNNRIDAFIGPSHVSVIAGAKIYKEFPKRYGRPVVVSGFEPVDVMEGVWMLVRQFVQNRCALEIQYRRSVTMEGNLTAQKQIEKIFEKRGLFKWRGLGNIPHSALKLREAYAHLDAERVYADILPVEEIEDHKLCICGDILRGMAEPTECQVFGTACTPSKPLGSCMVSSEGACAAYYKYGDLLK; encoded by the coding sequence ATGCGGTTGGAACTGAAAAATCTTTATGATGATTTTAGAGATCCCGACACCATTAAGGCATTGGCGAAACTCATTTACAATGAGGCGAAGGGACTGCAAAAGCCGGTCAATATCATGGAAGTATGCGGCGGCCATACACATACCATCATGAAGTATGGGCTCAAGCAGTTGCTGCCAGAGAGCATCCGTTTCATCCACGGTCCCGGTTGTCCGGTCTGCATCATGCCCAAAGAGCGGATCGACCATGCCACTATTTTGGCCAGGCAGCCTGACGTCATTCTGGTGACACTTGGAGATATGATCAAAGTTCCGGGTTCTCGAGGCTCCTTGCAACAGGCCAGAAGCGAAGGGGCGGATGTGCGTTTCGTCTATTCGCCTCTGGATGCACTGAAGATCGCCAAAGAGAACCCGGATAAAACCGTGATCTTCTTCGCCATCGGTTTTGAGACCACCACGCCGATGACCGCGGCGCTCATCGATCGGGCCGAAAAGCTGGGGGTGAAGAATCTGCTCTATCATATCAACCATGTCACCGTCCCGGAAGTGATGCGCGAACTCATCGACAGCCGTGACGAGCATATCGACAGTTACAACAACCGCATCGACGCTTTCATCGGCCCCAGCCATGTCAGCGTGATCGCCGGCGCCAAAATCTACAAAGAGTTCCCCAAGCGCTACGGTCGGCCGGTGGTGGTCAGCGGCTTCGAGCCGGTGGATGTGATGGAAGGGGTTTGGATGCTGGTACGACAATTCGTTCAAAACCGCTGCGCGCTGGAGATTCAGTACAGGCGCAGCGTGACGATGGAGGGCAATCTCACAGCCCAAAAACAGATCGAGAAGATTTTCGAAAAACGGGGGCTTTTCAAATGGCGGGGGTTGGGAAATATCCCCCATAGCGCCTTGAAACTTCGGGAGGCGTATGCCCATCTCGATGCGGAGAGAGTCTATGCCGATATCCTGCCGGTCGAAGAGATCGAAGACCATAAACTCTGTATCTGCGGCGATATATTACGGGGCATGGCCGAGCCCACCGAATGCCAGGTCTTCGGCACCGCCTGCACCCCCTCAAAACCTCTGGGAAGCTGTATGGTCAGCAGCGAAGGCGCCTGCGCCGCTTACTACAAATATGGGGATTTGCTGAAATGA
- a CDS encoding HypC/HybG/HupF family hydrogenase formation chaperone gives MCLSIPSKVVKIDKEKATAVVDTMGVQREVGIDFIENEVKIGDYVLIHIGFAMNIISEEEALASIETYKEILALMDEEQKRQAILDGNNCSG, from the coding sequence GTGTGTTTGTCCATTCCGAGTAAGGTGGTCAAAATCGACAAAGAAAAAGCCACGGCGGTGGTCGATACGATGGGTGTGCAGCGGGAAGTGGGGATCGATTTCATCGAAAACGAGGTGAAGATCGGTGACTATGTGCTGATTCATATCGGCTTTGCCATGAATATCATCAGTGAAGAGGAGGCGCTGGCATCCATCGAAACCTACAAGGAGATTTTGGCGCTGATGGATGAGGAGCAGAAGCGGCAGGCGATACTGGATGGGAACAACTGTTCGGGATGA
- the hypB gene encoding hydrogenase nickel incorporation protein HypB, producing MCKDCGCSIAGHEHHDHDHHSHEHQKAHEHLHHNPQLNDAKTISVIQKILDKNDHEAAHNRAHFDAHNVLAINLMSSPGSGKTTLLEKMAEMAPFKFGVIEGDLETNRDAERLKAKGIPAYQITTGSACHLDAFMVHKGLHDMPLDEIDVCFVENVGNLVCPASYDVGTHLNIVLVSVPEGSDKIEKYPVMFRQADLVLITKTDLLPYFDYDIDHEKNEARKIKPGVDILEVNIKKPETIERVIEWIEFKRKMR from the coding sequence ATGTGTAAAGACTGCGGATGTTCCATTGCCGGACACGAACATCATGACCACGACCATCACTCTCACGAGCATCAGAAGGCCCATGAGCATCTGCATCACAATCCGCAGCTCAACGATGCCAAGACCATTTCGGTGATTCAGAAGATTCTGGACAAAAACGACCACGAAGCGGCGCACAACCGTGCCCATTTCGATGCCCACAATGTGCTGGCGATCAACCTGATGAGCTCTCCGGGCAGTGGAAAGACGACGCTATTGGAGAAGATGGCCGAGATGGCGCCTTTCAAGTTCGGCGTCATCGAAGGGGACCTGGAGACCAACCGGGACGCCGAGAGGCTCAAAGCCAAAGGGATACCGGCGTATCAGATTACAACGGGAAGTGCCTGCCATCTGGATGCTTTCATGGTCCATAAAGGGCTTCACGATATGCCGCTGGATGAAATCGACGTCTGTTTCGTGGAGAATGTAGGCAACCTGGTATGTCCCGCGAGCTACGATGTGGGTACACACCTGAACATCGTTCTAGTCAGCGTGCCCGAAGGAAGCGACAAGATCGAAAAGTACCCCGTCATGTTCCGCCAGGCCGATCTGGTACTCATTACCAAAACCGACCTGCTTCCTTATTTCGATTACGACATCGACCACGAAAAGAACGAAGCGAGAAAGATCAAACCCGGGGTGGATATTTTGGAAGTGAACATCAAGAAGCCTGAAACGATAGAGCGGGTGATCGAGTGGATTGAGTTCAAGCGGAAAATGAGGTAA
- a CDS encoding transposase produces MMKERYSCLKNGLNFSKCCFYCGAAVYRLSDGRIKCRACRRRYSPKKICRRLTLAQSFCRNQSVKAAVEQLGISYVSAKNFYDHLRKSLLPLLESDYEAAREQVEQYEETLYLDHNKRRDKRYIFDAQNFLTFVYGNRVYNILMPSLERYKTTLLEDGMHEQYWKEFSRFLIFHRIARLESHDNAIERFRHYFDGFMKPYRGVDRENFIYYLKEAEFKFNYKEKCFEKLIDLLRRAD; encoded by the coding sequence ATGATGAAAGAACGTTATTCCTGTTTAAAAAACGGACTAAATTTTTCCAAATGTTGCTTCTACTGCGGTGCAGCGGTCTATCGACTTTCAGACGGTCGCATCAAGTGCCGGGCTTGCCGTCGGCGCTACTCTCCCAAAAAAATCTGCCGTCGGTTGACCCTGGCACAATCCTTTTGCCGTAACCAGAGCGTCAAAGCGGCTGTGGAGCAACTCGGAATCAGTTACGTCAGCGCCAAAAACTTCTACGACCATCTTAGAAAATCTCTTTTGCCGCTGCTCGAAAGTGACTACGAAGCGGCCCGTGAGCAGGTGGAGCAATACGAAGAGACCCTCTATCTCGATCACAACAAACGCCGCGACAAGCGCTATATATTCGATGCCCAGAATTTTCTGACCTTCGTCTACGGAAACAGGGTTTACAACATTCTCATGCCCTCTCTTGAGCGTTACAAAACCACGCTGCTCGAGGACGGTATGCACGAACAGTACTGGAAAGAGTTTTCCCGTTTTCTCATTTTCCACCGTATCGCAAGGCTGGAGAGTCACGACAATGCCATCGAGCGTTTTCGACACTATTTCGATGGATTCATGAAGCCCTATCGTGGAGTGGATAGGGAAAATTTCATCTATTATCTAAAGGAAGCGGAGTTCAAATTCAACTACAAAGAAAAGTGTTTCGAGAAACTTATCGATCTTCTTCGACGGGCAGATTGA
- the hypF gene encoding carbamoyltransferase HypF, with product MPQNLSSYRLFFHGIVQGVGFRPFFYRLALRHGLKGFVRNDEKGVEAVVEGEERKLKNFLEALPQALPPLSRIDGMEVRQIPSHGYECFEILSSQATAEKSTAVSPDIAVCYTCLAEMRDPANRRFGHPFITCTDCGPRYSIIRTVPYDRPNTSMASFSMCDACKTEYEDPTSRRYHAQPIACPECGPTLSLLCKDDRGEWRKEEGEQGELIEKVVRRIRNGEIVAIKGLGGFHLICDATHAEAVAELRRRKRRPAKPFALMVKDLKMAEGLAQMDENERSLLLSKERPIVLLRQAFCTQSILNDSPVAPGIDRIGLMLPYTPLHHLLFEHLDVPIVATSANLSDEPIIRDGEELRKKLGNVVDGLLDHDREIVNACDDSVAQIVDGRVQWLRVARGITPLTLTFDKTVDKPILGVGANQKNTITLTFGNKIVVSPHIGDLGSLEAMEYFDRTVKTFERFYEFKPQTVVTDLHPLYESTKWAQRKTKNPLLPLMLQKVQHHYAHALAVMAEHGWREKALAIVWDGTGYGEDGTIWGGEAMIVDVYGFERIASLRPFRLLGGEKAVKEPRRVALALLFEFLELEEVLALRNPTVESFRPEEIRLLHRAWERGANVPTTSSMGRLFDGVASLMGLCQQISYEGESGLLLEAQASKDGKWTTENGELGELLVVKDGIIDWEPLLRRLIEGRLVPAAAFIQALAEIIVSLSDSHPNLPLILTGGVFQNRTLMEKVLPLLQDRELMLPEQLPPNDGGIALGQVWYALNLPVEEDR from the coding sequence ATGCCTCAAAACCTTTCTTCTTATCGACTCTTCTTTCATGGCATTGTTCAGGGAGTCGGATTCCGTCCCTTCTTCTATCGTCTGGCACTGCGCCATGGGCTGAAAGGGTTTGTCCGAAATGACGAAAAAGGGGTGGAAGCGGTTGTCGAAGGAGAAGAGCGAAAACTGAAGAATTTTTTGGAGGCTTTGCCACAAGCGTTGCCCCCTTTGTCCCGCATTGACGGGATGGAAGTGCGCCAGATTCCCTCTCACGGTTATGAGTGTTTCGAAATTCTCTCTTCCCAAGCCACCGCCGAGAAATCGACAGCCGTCAGCCCCGATATCGCGGTTTGCTACACCTGTCTGGCCGAAATGCGCGATCCGGCCAACCGACGCTTCGGCCATCCTTTCATAACCTGCACCGATTGCGGACCCCGCTACTCCATCATCCGTACCGTTCCCTACGACCGGCCCAACACCTCCATGGCATCTTTTTCCATGTGCGATGCCTGCAAAACGGAATACGAAGACCCGACAAGCCGCCGCTACCATGCCCAGCCCATCGCCTGTCCCGAATGCGGGCCCACTCTATCGCTATTATGCAAGGATGACCGGGGTGAATGGAGAAAGGAAGAAGGAGAACAGGGTGAACTGATCGAGAAAGTCGTACGGCGGATACGCAATGGAGAGATCGTAGCCATCAAAGGGTTGGGCGGTTTTCATCTGATATGCGACGCAACCCATGCCGAAGCGGTGGCCGAGTTGCGTCGCCGCAAGCGTCGTCCTGCCAAACCTTTCGCCCTGATGGTCAAAGATCTCAAGATGGCCGAAGGGCTGGCGCAAATGGATGAAAACGAGCGCTCGCTGCTGCTTTCAAAAGAGCGCCCCATCGTGTTATTGAGACAAGCTTTCTGTACACAAAGTATTTTGAACGATTCACCCGTCGCCCCGGGAATCGACCGCATCGGCTTGATGTTGCCTTATACGCCGCTGCACCATCTCCTTTTCGAGCATCTGGATGTGCCTATCGTGGCGACCAGTGCCAATCTCAGCGACGAGCCGATCATCCGCGACGGTGAAGAGTTGCGAAAAAAACTGGGGAATGTCGTCGACGGCCTGCTCGATCACGACAGGGAGATTGTCAACGCCTGCGACGACAGTGTGGCGCAAATCGTCGATGGACGCGTGCAGTGGCTCCGGGTGGCCCGAGGCATCACGCCCCTGACATTGACCTTCGACAAAACGGTCGACAAGCCCATCCTGGGAGTGGGGGCCAACCAGAAAAATACCATCACGCTGACTTTTGGCAACAAAATCGTCGTCAGTCCCCATATCGGTGACCTGGGAAGTCTTGAGGCGATGGAGTATTTCGATCGAACCGTCAAAACCTTCGAACGTTTCTACGAGTTCAAGCCCCAAACCGTTGTCACCGACCTGCACCCCCTTTACGAAAGCACGAAATGGGCCCAAAGAAAGACCAAAAATCCTCTCTTGCCTCTCATGCTTCAAAAAGTACAACACCACTATGCCCACGCGTTGGCGGTGATGGCGGAGCACGGATGGCGCGAGAAGGCGTTGGCGATCGTCTGGGACGGCACCGGTTACGGAGAGGATGGCACGATATGGGGTGGCGAAGCGATGATCGTGGATGTATACGGTTTCGAACGCATCGCGTCATTGCGCCCCTTTCGGCTGCTGGGTGGCGAAAAGGCGGTCAAGGAGCCCAGGCGGGTGGCCCTGGCGCTGCTTTTCGAGTTTTTGGAGCTGGAGGAGGTACTGGCTCTACGCAACCCGACGGTCGAATCTTTTCGACCCGAAGAGATTCGCCTGCTGCACAGAGCCTGGGAGCGGGGCGCCAACGTGCCGACAACCAGCTCCATGGGACGGCTTTTCGACGGTGTGGCTTCGCTGATGGGGCTTTGTCAACAAATCAGCTACGAGGGGGAAAGCGGCTTGCTTCTGGAGGCGCAGGCTAGTAAAGATGGAAAATGGACGACGGAAAATGGAGAATTGGGAGAATTGTTGGTGGTGAAGGATGGAATTATCGACTGGGAACCGCTGCTTCGCCGATTGATTGAAGGGCGTCTTGTCCCGGCAGCGGCTTTTATTCAGGCATTGGCAGAGATTATCGTCTCCCTCTCCGATTCTCATCCCAATCTACCTCTCATTCTCACCGGCGGGGTCTTTCAAAATAGGACACTGATGGAGAAAGTTTTGCCCCTGCTGCAGGATAGAGAGCTTATGCTGCCCGAACAACTGCCGCCCAACGACGGAGGCATCGCCTTGGGACAGGTCTGGTATGCGCTCAATCTGCCCGTCGAAGAAGATCGATAA
- a CDS encoding hydrogenase, translated as MSIVQTIEYKIEHRYFTGFLQHAIDETGVKGSVEQKEGVITLILDESDAEALERFSNYTQKYLPHSIFLGEITTRREDREPAQSRFHSPVYPIAPCPLCLEEITDPASDRYLDDTVRCTHYANDAVFEDRDPTCFSPHCNGNDTVLLCDATKARELFLATDEELKALFSIEKPTLKLTVKDPELQAMTGQKFLRIKAPYNVKSVLAALNAKESGISTLFFNERPNEPTVVLVQEHLHMVYDNRISAPLKNLHADPVLNRFVNVAKEANANQAVGAYLSRNRGISFPVLINQKVKKALEFPSFELQTTLKTMLTDKTRCRLLENFTERYPDESEILSGMKTNDLFEAIMAVMGQEDGSFAALNDLALEFHGNGGLKIDMNFGENGFDYAAMLGSIMSFRLAGAEPHYLAYSIFEAFGDMTISVLGQLKREFKIDKFLLMGDFFESTVLFSRVLSKFQISKPYFSTRIALDG; from the coding sequence ATGTCCATCGTCCAAACCATCGAATATAAAATAGAACACCGATATTTCACAGGGTTCCTGCAGCATGCCATCGATGAAACCGGTGTGAAAGGCAGCGTGGAACAAAAAGAGGGGGTCATCACTTTGATCCTTGATGAAAGCGATGCCGAAGCACTGGAGCGCTTCAGCAACTATACGCAAAAGTATCTGCCCCATTCCATCTTTTTGGGAGAGATTACCACAAGAAGGGAAGATCGAGAACCCGCCCAAAGCCGCTTCCATTCTCCGGTCTATCCCATCGCTCCCTGTCCCCTTTGTCTGGAAGAGATTACCGACCCGGCCAGTGACCGCTACTTGGACGATACGGTCCGTTGCACCCACTACGCCAACGACGCGGTATTCGAAGATCGGGATCCTACCTGTTTTTCTCCCCATTGCAACGGTAACGACACGGTCTTGCTCTGTGATGCGACGAAAGCCCGAGAGCTTTTTCTGGCTACCGACGAGGAGCTCAAAGCTCTCTTCTCCATCGAAAAACCCACGCTGAAACTGACCGTCAAAGACCCGGAACTACAGGCAATGACCGGTCAAAAATTTTTACGAATCAAGGCCCCTTACAATGTCAAAAGCGTGCTCGCTGCTTTAAACGCCAAAGAGAGCGGCATCAGTACCCTATTTTTCAACGAGCGGCCCAACGAGCCCACCGTAGTTTTGGTACAGGAACATCTGCATATGGTGTATGACAACCGCATCAGCGCACCGCTGAAAAATCTCCATGCCGATCCTGTGCTCAACCGCTTCGTTAATGTGGCGAAAGAGGCTAATGCGAATCAGGCCGTCGGCGCCTACCTTAGCCGAAACCGTGGTATCAGTTTTCCGGTTTTGATCAATCAAAAAGTCAAAAAAGCGCTCGAGTTTCCTTCTTTCGAGTTGCAAACCACTTTGAAAACGATGCTAACTGACAAAACCCGTTGCCGTCTCCTTGAAAACTTCACTGAAAGATATCCCGATGAATCGGAAATCCTTTCCGGAATGAAAACGAACGATCTTTTTGAAGCGATCATGGCTGTCATGGGTCAGGAAGATGGTTCCTTCGCAGCACTCAACGATCTGGCTTTGGAGTTTCACGGAAACGGCGGCCTGAAAATCGATATGAATTTTGGCGAAAACGGCTTCGACTATGCCGCGATGCTTGGGTCGATCATGAGTTTCCGTCTGGCGGGCGCGGAGCCCCACTATCTGGCCTACAGCATTTTCGAAGCCTTCGGCGATATGACCATTTCCGTGCTAGGGCAACTCAAACGGGAATTCAAGATCGACAAATTCCTGCTAATGGGTGATTTTTTCGAAAGCACGGTGCTTTTCAGCCGCGTATTGAGCAAATTCCAAATTTCCAAACCCTATTTCTCCACTCGGATCGCACTGGATGGGTAA
- a CDS encoding HyaD/HybD family hydrogenase maturation endopeptidase produces the protein MRIAVVGAGTVIFRDEGVGVYAQRYLQENYEFDGNVTLVDGGVLGFQLMTYYTDYDKVIILDTITMKNEAPGTLFNIPGEELLGLGSYKQTAHEVEIVEMLEIAALNGNLSDVHIIGIVPEDILSVKAGLSETLKKAFFDFIAEALRELERSGVTYREKRSGMPLNEVISCYAEPTAPRFVPQ, from the coding sequence TTGCGCATAGCAGTGGTAGGTGCCGGGACGGTCATTTTCCGTGACGAAGGGGTAGGGGTTTACGCTCAGCGCTACCTTCAGGAGAATTACGAGTTCGACGGAAACGTGACGCTGGTAGATGGCGGCGTCCTGGGCTTTCAGCTCATGACCTACTATACCGATTACGACAAGGTCATCATCCTCGATACCATCACGATGAAAAACGAGGCGCCCGGAACGCTTTTCAACATTCCCGGCGAGGAGTTGCTGGGGTTGGGAAGCTACAAACAGACCGCCCATGAGGTGGAGATCGTGGAGATGCTGGAAATCGCCGCGCTCAACGGCAATCTGAGTGACGTGCACATTATCGGCATCGTTCCAGAAGACATTCTGAGCGTCAAAGCGGGCCTGAGCGAAACGCTGAAGAAGGCTTTCTTTGATTTCATAGCCGAAGCGCTCAGAGAACTGGAGCGAAGCGGGGTGACGTATCGAGAAAAGAGATCGGGCATGCCGCTTAATGAAGTGATCTCCTGCTACGCCGAACCGACGGCCCCACGCTTCGTTCCTCAATAA
- a CDS encoding cytochrome b/b6 domain-containing protein, whose translation MKSRYRKVKRMTIAMRINHWIVAICMVAAVVTGLYIGHPYYQTLIAEPAVDKYVMAWNRWVHLMAAIVFDVSSVVIFYLYFFSRFEKPIKKIVPTFKNIGEFITVFINLITFNRVKKFDSAHADSFNAVYFFIFHLLLLWMLLTGLQLYVHGLESGHSSIGDWWPALLHLATDWIVAFTGGTYMDVRISHHTTMYFIIAWVMFHVYYEVWRTIFWQEGDIAIVFGGTKFAKK comes from the coding sequence ATGAAAAGCAGGTATCGTAAAGTCAAACGTATGACCATCGCCATGCGAATCAACCACTGGATAGTGGCGATCTGTATGGTCGCGGCGGTGGTAACAGGCCTTTATATCGGCCATCCCTACTATCAAACGCTTATCGCCGAACCGGCGGTGGATAAATACGTGATGGCCTGGAACCGCTGGGTGCACCTGATGGCGGCCATTGTCTTCGATGTCAGTTCGGTGGTGATCTTCTATCTCTACTTTTTCAGCCGTTTCGAAAAACCGATCAAGAAAATCGTTCCCACTTTCAAAAATATCGGTGAATTTATTACGGTATTCATCAATTTGATTACTTTCAACCGAGTCAAGAAATTCGATTCCGCCCATGCCGACAGTTTCAATGCGGTCTATTTCTTCATCTTTCACCTGTTGTTGTTGTGGATGCTGTTGACAGGGCTTCAACTCTATGTCCACGGTTTGGAGAGCGGACACAGCAGTATCGGCGACTGGTGGCCCGCACTCCTTCACCTGGCGACCGACTGGATCGTGGCCTTTACCGGAGGTACCTACATGGATGTGCGTATCAGTCACCATACCACAATGTATTTCATCATCGCCTGGGTAATGTTTCATGTCTATTACGAAGTATGGCGCACCATCTTCTGGCAGGAAGGGGATATCGCCATCGTTTTTGGCGGCACCAAATTCGCCAAAAAGTGA
- a CDS encoding nickel-dependent hydrogenase large subunit, protein MSSKHIIVDPITRIEGHLRIEAVIDENNVIKNAYVSSTMFRGIETILKGRDPRDAGLLAMRICGVCTGTHYQRSIEAVENAFGVKIPKNARLVRNLLQGSLYIHDHVVHFYHLHGLDWIDITSALKADPAKAEAESYKWTDTPYGTSKSELKQIQERLNKFVKQGRLGLFANGYWGNKHYKLTPEQNLIGVAHYLQALDMQRDMSKLMAIYGGKMPHPQSIVVGGVTCVQDIRNPARNAQFKSILTKARQFIKNAYLADIAMAGTVYADEALDGTGAGLKNYMAYGDFRLDDNEFYKAALLFPSGVVLNGDLNKLHPFDQSKVTEDVTHSWYDAPAPQHPFDGTTEPHYTGLEKKSDGYAYLKTEEKYSWVKAPVYDDHRVEVGPLARMVVGVAVKDERITRYVMGFLDRLGALLGLGKAAPAGVLFSTVGRTAARAIETELMADMMMEWIDELAANVAAGDHSTWTEFDFDAVSKETKGYGLAEAPRGALGHWVKIKDGKIENYQAVVPSTWNASPRDGKGRMGAYEAALIGTKVADPEQPLEILRTVHSFDPCIACAVHIVDTKGRELGSFKVSTSCSI, encoded by the coding sequence ATGAGCAGCAAACATATTATTGTCGACCCCATCACCCGGATCGAGGGGCACCTTCGCATCGAGGCGGTGATCGATGAGAACAATGTGATCAAAAACGCATACGTCAGTTCCACGATGTTCCGGGGGATCGAGACGATCCTCAAAGGACGCGACCCCAGAGATGCCGGACTCCTGGCCATGCGAATCTGCGGCGTATGTACCGGCACACACTACCAGCGTTCCATCGAGGCGGTGGAGAATGCTTTTGGTGTTAAAATTCCGAAAAACGCCCGCCTGGTGCGTAACCTGCTGCAAGGATCACTCTATATCCACGACCATGTGGTTCACTTCTATCACCTTCACGGCCTGGATTGGATCGACATCACCAGTGCCTTGAAAGCCGATCCCGCCAAAGCGGAAGCGGAATCCTACAAATGGACCGATACCCCATACGGCACCAGCAAATCGGAATTGAAGCAGATTCAGGAGCGATTGAACAAATTCGTCAAACAGGGACGTCTGGGACTCTTTGCCAACGGCTACTGGGGCAACAAACACTACAAACTCACTCCGGAACAAAATCTGATAGGGGTTGCCCACTACCTTCAGGCACTAGATATGCAACGGGATATGTCAAAGCTGATGGCGATCTACGGCGGCAAGATGCCCCATCCGCAAAGTATCGTCGTTGGAGGAGTCACCTGCGTGCAGGATATTCGAAATCCCGCGCGCAACGCCCAGTTCAAATCGATTCTCACCAAAGCGCGCCAATTCATTAAAAACGCCTATCTTGCCGATATCGCGATGGCGGGTACCGTCTATGCCGACGAAGCCCTGGACGGTACCGGCGCAGGCTTGAAAAACTATATGGCATACGGCGATTTCCGTCTCGATGACAACGAGTTTTACAAAGCGGCACTCCTCTTCCCCAGTGGAGTGGTGCTAAACGGCGACTTGAACAAGCTCCACCCCTTCGATCAGTCCAAGGTGACTGAGGATGTCACCCACAGCTGGTACGACGCTCCGGCGCCCCAACACCCCTTCGATGGTACAACAGAGCCCCACTATACGGGCTTGGAAAAGAAATCTGACGGTTACGCATACCTGAAGACCGAAGAGAAATACAGCTGGGTCAAAGCGCCGGTCTACGACGATCATCGAGTCGAAGTGGGACCATTGGCGCGCATGGTGGTCGGCGTGGCAGTCAAAGACGAGCGGATTACCAGGTATGTCATGGGCTTCCTGGACCGGCTGGGCGCATTGCTGGGACTGGGCAAAGCCGCACCGGCCGGTGTCCTTTTCTCCACTGTCGGGCGTACTGCCGCCAGGGCTATCGAAACGGAACTGATGGCAGACATGATGATGGAGTGGATCGATGAATTGGCCGCCAACGTAGCGGCAGGCGACCACAGCACATGGACCGAGTTCGATTTTGATGCTGTCAGTAAAGAAACCAAGGGCTACGGTCTTGCCGAAGCGCCGCGAGGTGCTCTGGGACACTGGGTAAAAATCAAAGATGGCAAGATCGAAAACTACCAGGCGGTCGTTCCCTCCACATGGAACGCTTCACCCCGAGACGGAAAAGGGCGTATGGGAGCCTACGAAGCGGCGTTGATCGGCACCAAAGTGGCCGATCCGGAGCAGCCCCTGGAGATCCTGAGAACCGTCCACAGCTTCGACCCCTGTATCGCCTGTGCGGTTCACATCGTCGATACCAAGGGCCGGGAATTGGGTAGTTTCAAGGTCAGCACCAGCTGCTCCATCTAA